The following proteins are encoded in a genomic region of Debaryomyces hansenii CBS767 chromosome G complete sequence:
- a CDS encoding mitochondrial 54S ribosomal protein YmL23 (similar to uniprot|Q12487 Saccharomyces cerevisiae YOR150W MRPL23 Mitochondrial ribosomal protein of the large subunit) produces the protein MSQRIGNSALALSRVWHHVDVAADERTLGRIASSIALTLQGKHKPTFSPNRDHGDYVVVTNCAHLKVTGNKLQDRTYWSHSTRPGSLKLVPMERMIANKGYAEVLRRAVKGMIPKNKLRLIRMDRLKLYDGDEHPYKQNLIAYADEMKEMKSKLAELNRKEKAMQDLRAKYLES, from the coding sequence ATGTCTCAGAGAATTGGTAATTCGGCTCTTGCTTTATCAAGGGTATGGCATCATGTCGATGTTGCTGCTGATGAAAGAACTTTAGGTCGTATAGCATCAAGCATAGCATTAACGTTACAAGGGAAACATAAGCCAACGTTCTCGCCAAATAGAGACCACGGTGACTACGTTGTCGTCACCAACTGTGCACATTTGAAAGTAACCGGTAATAAATTACAAGACAGAACTTACTGGTCGCATAGCACTCGTCCTGGTTCATTAAAATTGGTGCCTATGGAGAGGATGATCGCTAACAAAGGGTACGCAGAAGTATTGAGAAGAGCAGTAAAAGGGATGATCccaaagaataaattgagacTCATCAGAATGGATAGATTGAAACTTTATGATGGAGATGAACATCCTTATAAGCAAAACTTGATTGCATACGCTGACGAGATGAAGGAGATGAAGAGTAAATTAGCTGAATTAAACAGAAAAGAAAAGGCAATGCAAGATCTTCGTGCAAAGTATTTGGAAAGTTAG
- a CDS encoding DEHA2G07546p (similar to uniprot|P34087 Saccharomyces cerevisiae YDR404C RPB7 RNA polymerase II subunit B16), giving the protein MFFLKDLSLNLTLHPSYFGPQMDQYLRDKLLSDVEGTCTGQFGYIVCVLDCMNIDVGKGRVIPGSGVAEFEVKYRAVVWKPFKGEVVDAVVTTVNKMGFFADVGPLSVFVSTHLIPSDMKFNPSANPPAYVSPDENIEKGSRVRLKIVGTRTDVNEIYAIGSIKEDYLGPSPM; this is encoded by the coding sequence ATGTTTTTCTTGAaagatttatcattaaatttaacTTTACATCCGTCATATTTTGGTCCACAAATGGATCAATACTTAAGAGACAAATTATTAAGTGACGTGGAAGGGACATGTACAGGTCAGTTTGGGTATATAGTGTGTGTTTTAGATTGTATGAACATTGACGTTGGGAAAGGAAGAGTCATACCAGGTTCAGGGGTAGCGGAGTTTGAAGTGAAATATAGGGCGGTGGTTTGGAAACCATTCAAAGGTGAGGTTGTGGATGCGGTCGTTACGACTGTGAATAAGATGGGGTTTTTCGCTGATGTCGGACCATTATCAGTATTTGTAAGTACTCACTTAATTCCATCAGACATGAAATTCAATCCTTCTGCTAATCCTCCAGCATACGTTAGCCCGGAcgaaaatattgaaaagggATCGAGAGTGAGATTGAAGATTGTTGGTACCAGAACCGATGTGAATGAAATTTACGCTATCGGTAgtattaaagaagattattTGGGTCCAAGTCCTATGTGA
- a CDS encoding DEHA2G07502p (highly similar to uniprot|P08518 Saccharomyces cerevisiae YOR151C RPB2 RNA polymerase II second largest subunit B150): MSQEQAVEDPYLYDDDSESITPENCWTVISSFFQEKGLVSQQLDSFDEFIETTIQELVWEDSHLILDQPAQHTSEDDHENRRYEITFGKIYISKPTQTEGDGTTHPMFPQEARLRNLTYSSPLYVDMTKKVLKSDDNNRVDNELEWVEEKIEDEGPQTKVYLGKVPIMLRSKFCMLRGLGEHEFYELKECPYDMGGYFVINGSEKVLIAQERSAANIVQVFKKAAPSPISHIAEIRSAIEKGSRLISSMQIKLYGRDDKGTSGRTIKATLPYIKEDIPIVIVFRALGVVPDGDILEHICYDANDWQMLEMLKPCVEEGFVIQEREVALDFIGRRGVLGIRREKRIQYAKDILQKELLPNITQEEGFETRKAFFLGYMVNRLLLCALERKEPDDRDHFGKKRLDLAGPLLANLFRILFKKLTKDIYNYMQRCVENDKEFNLTLAVKSQTITDGLRYSLATGNWGEQKKAMSSRAGVSQVLNRYTYSSTLSHLRRTNTPIGRDGKIAKPRQLHNTHWGLVCPAETPEGQACGLVKNLSLMSCISVGTSSEPILYFLEEWGMEPLEDYVPSNSPDSTRVFVNGVWVGTHREPAHLVDTMRNLRRRGDISPEVSIIRDIREKEFKIFTDAGRVYRPLFIVDDDAESETKGELKLKKENVHKLINAEYDDFGDDPDSLSYSWSSLVNDGIVEYVDAEEEETIMIAMTPEDLETSRSTLSETEQKDMQLEEQEVDPAKRIKPTLGLHTFTHCEIHPSMILGVAASIIPFPDHNQSPRNTYQSAMGKQAMGVFLTNYAVRMDTMANILYYPQKPLATTRSMEYLKFRELPAGQNAIVAIACYSGYNQEDSMIMNQSSIDRGLFRSLFFRSYMDLEKRQGMKALETFEKPTRSDTLRLRHGTYEKLDDDGLIAPGVRVSGEDIIIGKTTPIPPDAEELGQRTQYHTKRDASTPLRSTESGIVDQVLLTTNGDGAKFVKVRMRTTKIPQIGDKFASRHGQKGTIGVTYRHEDMPFTSQGVVPDLIINPHAIPSRMTVAHLIECLLSKVSSLSGLEGDASPFTDVTAEAVSKLLREHGYQSRGFEVMYNGHTGKKLMAQVFFGPTYYQRLRHMVDDKIHARARGPVQVLTRQPVEGRSRDGGLRFGEMERDCMIAHGAAGFLKERLMEASDAFRVHVCGICGLMSVIANLKKNQFECRSCKNKTNIYQIHIPYAAKLLFQELMAMNISPRLYTERSGVSIRV, translated from the coding sequence ATGTCTCAGGAACAGGCTGTTGAGGATCCATACTTGTATGACGATGATTCAGAGAGTATTACGCCAGAAAATTGTTGGACAGTTATCTCGTCGTTTTTTCAAGAGAAAGGGTTAGTATCACAACAACTTGATTCATTCGATGAATTCATTGAAACGACTATCCAGGAATTAGTATGGGAAGATTCtcatttgattttagaCCAACCGGCACAACATACGTCTGAAGATGATCATGAAAACAGACGTTATGAAATCACATTTGGGAAGATTTATATTTCGAAGCCTACGCAGACGGAAGGAGATGGTACGACACATCCGATGTTCCCACAGGAAGCCAGATTGCGTAACTTGACTTATTCGTCGCCTTTGTACGTAGATATGACCAAGAAGGTACTCAAATCCGATGATAACAATAGGGTGGATAATGAGTTGGAATGGgtagaagaaaaaatcgAAGATGAAGGTCCACAGACAAAGGTATACTTGGGTAAGGTGCCTATAATGTTGAGATCCAAGTTCTGTATGTTGCGTGGATTAGGAGAGCACGAATTTTATGAATTAAAGGAATGTCCTTACGATATGGGAGGTTATTTCGTCATTAACGGTTCTGAAAAAGTCTTGATTGCACAGGAAAGAAGTGCCGCCAATATTGTTCAAGTTTTCAAGAAAGCAGCACCATCACCGATTTCTCATATTGCAGAAATCAGGTCTGCAATTGAAAAGGGTTCTCgtttaatttcttcaatgcaaattaaattatatggTAGAGATGACAAGGGTACATCTGGAAGAACTATCAAGGCTACTTTGCCATACATTAAGGAAGATATTCCAATTGTTATTGTCTTTAGAGCATTAGGTGTTGTGCCCGATGGTGATATCTTGGAACATATTTGTTACGATGCAAACGATTGGCAAATGTTGGAAATGTTGAAACCCTGCGTGGAAGAGGGTTTTGTAATCCAAGAGCGTGAAGTTGCCCTTGATTTTATTGGGAGAAGAGGTGTTTTGGGTATAAGAAGGGAAAAGCGTATTCAATATGCGAAAGATATTTtacaaaaagaattattaccTAATATTACTCAAGAAGAAGGGTTTGAGACCAGAAAAGCTTTCTTTTTAGGTTACATGGTTAACAGATTATTGTTATGTGCCttagaaagaaaagaaccAGATGATAGAGATCATTTTGGTAAAAAGAGATTAGATTTAGCAGGTCCATTATTAGCTAACTTGTTCCgtattttattcaaaaaattaacgAAAGATATCTATAATTATATGCAAAGATgtgttgaaaatgataaagaatttaacTTGACATTGGCTGTCAAATCACAAACCATAACTGATGGTTTGCGTTATTCTTTAGCAACGGGTAACTGGGGTGAACAAAAGAAGGCAATGAGTTCCCGTGCTGGTGTTTCTCAAGTTTTGAATCGTTATACATATTCTTCTACGTTGTCACATTTAAGAAGAACTAACACTCCTATTGGTCGTGATGGTAAGATTGCAAAACCTAGACAATTGCATAACACTCATTGGGGTCTTGTCTGTCCTGCAGAAACTCCAGAAGGTCAAGCGTGTGGTTTGGTCAAGAATTTGTCTTTGATGTCGTGTATATCTGTTGGTACTTCATCAGAACCaattttgtatttcttaGAAGAATGGGGTATGGAACCTTTGGAAGATTATGTACCTTCGAATTCTCCCGATTCAACGAGAGTCTTTGTTAATGGTGTCTGGGTTGGTACTCATAGAGAACCTGCTCATTTGGTTGACACTATGCGTAatttaagaagaagaggtGATATTTCCCCCGAAGTTTCTATTATTAGAGATATAAGAGagaaagaattcaagattttcACTGATGCTGGTCGTGTTTACCGTccattatttattgtcGATGATGACGCAGAATCCGAAACCAAGGgtgaattaaaattaaagaaagaaaatgtacataaattaattaatgccgaatatgatgatttcGGCGACGATCCAGATAGTTTGAGTTATTCTTGGTCATCATTAGTCAATGACGGTATTGTAGAATATGTTGAtgcagaagaagaagaaaccaTAATGATTGCTATGACTCCAGAAGACTTGGAAACAAGCAGAAGTACTTTATCAGAGACAGAACAGAAGGATATGCAACttgaagaacaagaagttGACCCTGCAAAGAGAATCAAGCCTACACTTGGATTACATACGTTTACCCATTGTGAAATCCATCCTTCAATGATTCTAGGAGTTGCAGCCTCTATTATTCCGTTCCCAGATCATAACCAATCGCCTCGTAATACCTATCAATCTGCTATGGGTAAGCAAGCTATGGGTGTCTTCTTAACTAACTATGCAGTGAGAATGGATACAATGGCTAATATCTTATACTATCCTCAAAAGCCATTGGCCACTACTAGATCCATGGAATACTTGAAGTTCCGTGAATTACCAGCTGGTCAAAATGCCATTGTTGCTATTGCATGTTACTCTGGTTataatcaagaagattCAATGATTATGAACCAGTCATCAATTGACAGAGGTTTATTCAGATCTCTTTTCTTTAGATCTTATATGGATTTAGAGAAAAGACAAGGTATGAAAGCTTTAGAAACATTTGAAAAGCCTACAAGATCAGATACCTTGAGATTAAGGCATGGTACATATGAGAAGTTAGATGACGATGGATTAATCGCTCCTGGTGTAAGAGTAAGTGGTGAAGACATTATCATTGGTAAGACAACTCCAATTCCACCTGATGCAGAAGAATTAGGTCAAAGAACTCAATATCATACAAAGAGAGATGCTTCTACACCTTTAAGAAGTACAGAATCCGGTATTGTTGATCAAGTTCTTTTAACGACTAATGGGGATGGTGCTAAATTCGTAAAGGTTAGAATGAGAACCACAAAGATTCCACAAATTGGTGATAAATTTGCCTCTAGACACGGTCAAAAAGGTACTATTGGTGTCACATATAGGCATGAAGATATGCCTTTTACGTCGCAAGGTGTTGTTCCAGATTTGATTATCAATCCACATGCTATTCCATCTCGTATGACAGTCGCCCATTTAATCGAATGTTTATTATCTAaagtttcttcattatctggGCTTGAAGGTGATGCATCACCTTTCACTGATGTCACTGCTGAGGCAGTTTCCAAATTGTTGAGAGAACACGGCTATCAATCAAGAGGATTTGAAGTTATGTATAACGGTCATACAGGTAAGAAATTAATGGCCCAAGTCTTCTTCGGTCCAACTTATTACCAAAGATTAAGACATATGGTCGATGACAAGATTCATGCTAGGGCTAGAGGTCCAGTTCAAGTTTTAACAAGACAACCTGTCGAAGGTAGATCGAGAGATGGTGGTTTGCGTTTCGGGGAAATGGAAAGAGATTGTATGATTGCTCATGGTGCCGCAGGTTTCTTGAAAGAAAGATTAATGGAAGCTTCTGATGCCTTTAGAGTTCACGTATGTGGTATTTGTGGTTTGATGTCTGTTATTGCtaacttgaagaagaatcaatTTGAATGTCGTTCCTGTAAGAATAAGACGaatatttaccaaattcatATACCATACGCAGCCAAGTTATTATTCCAAGAATTAATGGCAATGAACATTTCTCCTAGGTTGTACACCGAAAGATCGGGTGTGTCGATCCGTGTCTAA
- a CDS encoding DEHA2G07568p (some similarities with uniprot|Q12216 Saccharomyces cerevisiae YOR156C NFI1 SUMO ligase and similar to uniprot|Q04195 Saccharomyces cerevisiae YDR409W SIZ1 SUMO ligase): MSGIGNQAILSDEEYSDTIGCLNKLKVPQIKDIVRCLSLPLSGKKQDLIDRVVGYLEQGRRFNDNVRLLAVRTIVLKVRNNDPIPNFTALYDALRTGAYNFVEGIGQYSNYKNQSTSSSSSSQNKSSNESHPYKGHVLYFKESPFYKLKRLVHGGPQIAIPSKAKAVCRYQFILNDEENKLLKLSDEKIRFYLLCGVSNNSTASTSSALLQFPIPIEIHVNGTHIKENVRGIKGKPGTARPANVTAHILPDQQLNKIEMAYAGTTESFLLYLYIVEYVSCEEIIQTIVQQPHIHKNSTIVEIKKEYSNDDGEDDDIIVSTSSISLKCPLTYARMRYPTKSIFCQHIQCFDGLSYLQLQEQVPNWICPVCSNKIEISHLAISDYYCDILENTNDEVENVRINDDGTWEAINETSNSNNNNSNNNNNNNYRSSESSYNENKLTEVKRSPSSRVLSEETRERTPSYQPEAIEIISIDSDTDDDVDMNEPTDPYSPHGIGAQMLTLSDSNRTQPPNLPHSNTVTDHTSVVDDSDVHSLNRHTIRDNNVPNPSKINNDNISLPPINQQTVTNNDEHLAASNRNVPATVLARKSTINEHNNLHSDITNSKSGASNSEFGNERGVRNVPPHGAINNLNRFNSTNNRKNTETEGNILAPINQNNSNSNPRNNESLIIRPAPLPGHHSIGHTSHNRSMPGVQLNNTPSIQDQESMSIQRIHGLLPISNNAPMEDRRIQSVTNINSMSSSSVPKRTSTTESVPLLEKPKGQTTSNQRSTSVPVPLTSKAHEQNVRDKGKNYSDPPTTLLGAKLRPLKSLPMKVNPSQNSSALPNIHQLENSLGIRNHDDRQSYQLSKRTPNQTTNQRASISNIYEAPREHSKHGPSLAADISRTPNSSRPSPLMFYGRDSFSNVYQSHNPTIRESNQQMGSVSLNDYYRINRTDKTQHSSSATSHELDTNEKSPLQSQNLPLYNSKQAPRVEPLNQAYNQKQASNMNGSDNGSNYDPTQSVDKTSVSPPAQPNSLRYSRSAFDLMNKNQSEPVTSDKQQGVVGLLGIVLSEDSMHMNQPSPQPPHSQRSDLTPLKGKIDNMRLGTSSDKKRSLSGSSSGRTWNKKMNPDHNDSIEGKGTNHDTTPSKPVYDTLNNQRLHG; encoded by the coding sequence ATGAGTGGTATTGGCAATCAAGCGATTTTGtcagatgaagaatattctGATACAATAGGATGtcttaataaattaaaggTACCTCAGATCAAAGACATTGTTAGATGCCTATCTTTGCCACTTTCAGGAAAGAAACAGGATCTTATTGATCGAGTGGTGGGTTATTTGGAACAAGGTAGAAGGTTCAATGATAATGTGAGATTACTTGCGGTCAGAACGATAGTACTTAAAGTAAGAAATAATGATCCAATTCCAAACTTCACAGCATTATATGACGCCTTAAGAACTGGTGCATATAACTTTGTTGAAGGCATAGGCCAGTACTCGAATTATAAGAATCaatcaacttcatcttcttcgtcatctCAAAATAAGTCTAGCAATGAATCACATCCATATAAAGGGCATGTATTGTACTTTAAAGAAAGCCCATTCTATAAATTGAAACGACTAGTACATGGTGGTCCACAAATAGCCATACCTAGTAAGGCTAAGGCTGTTTGTAGGTACCAgtttattttgaatgacgaagaaaacaaattaCTTAAACTTTCTGATGAAAAAATAAGATTTTATCTCCTATGTGGTGTGTCTAATAATTCCACGGCTTCTACTTCATCGGCTCTTTTACAGTTTCCAATACCAATAGAAATCCACGTAAATGGAACTCACATCAAAGAGAATGTTCGAGGAATTAAAGGTAAACCAGGAACTGCTAGGCCCGCAAATGTAACGGCACATATCTTGCCTGATCAGCagttaaataaaattgaaatggCTTATGCCGGTACAACGGAAAGTTTCCTTCTATACCTATATATTGTGGAATATGTTTCTTGTGAAGAAATTATCCAAACTATTGTTCAACAGCCACATATACACAAAAACTCTACTATCGTAGAGATTAAGAAGGAATACTCAAATGACGATGGTGAAGATGACGATATTATTGTTTCTACTTCCTCGATATCCTTAAAATGCCCGTTGACATATGCTAGAATGAGATACCCCACAAAATCTATATTTTGTCAACATATTCAATGTTTTGATGGTTTATCGTACCTCCAATTACAGGAGCAGGTACCTAATTGGATATGTCCTGTTTGttctaataaaattgaaatctCCCATTTAGCAATTTCAGATTATTATTGTGATATTCTAGAAAATACTAATGATGAAGTTGAGAATGTTAGgattaatgatgatggaACCTGGGAAGCTATAAACGAAACATCAAACAgcaacaataataacagtaataataataacaataataattatagaaGTAGTGAAAGTTCATATAATGAGAATAAGTTGACAGAAGTAAAAAGAAGCCCACTGTCTAGAGTCTTATCTGAAGAGACAAGAGAACGTACACCAAGTTACCAACCAGAAGCAATTGAGATTATCTCCATCGATAGTGATACGGATGATGATGTGGACATGAATGAGCCAACTGACCCATATTCGCCACATGGAATAGGAGCACAAATGCTTACTTTACTGGATTCAAATAGAACGCAACCACCTAATTTACCCCATTCGAATACGGTTACTGATCATACTTCAGTCGTAGACGATAGCGACGTTCACAGTTTGAATCGTCATACTATTCGAGATAATAATGTTCCTAATCCttccaaaattaataatgataatattagCTTACCGCCTATAAATCAACAAACTGTTactaataatgatgaacATCTTGCAGCTAGTAACAGAAATGTTCCAGCTACTGTGTTAGCAAGGAAGTCAACTATAAATGAACATAATAATCTTCATTCTGATATTACAAACTCAAAATCAGGAGCCAGCAACAGTGAATTTGGAAATGAACGTGGTGTAAGAAATGTACCACCTCACGGTgctataaataatttaaatcgATTCAACTCTACAAATAATAGGAAGAATACAGAAACGGAAGGAAATATACTTGCTCCtattaatcaaaataattccaattctaATCCAAGAAATAACGAACTGTTGATTATACGTCCAGCACCGCTTCCCGGTCATCATTCAATAGGCCATACGTCGCATAATAGACTGATGCCGGGCGTTCAGCTTAATAATACCCCGTCAATACAAGATCAAGAGAGTATGAGTATTCAACGAATTCATGGGTTACttccaatttcaaataatgcGCCTATGGAAGATCGAAGAATACAACTGGTAACGAATATCAATCTGATGTCTTCATCGTCGGTTCCTAAACGCACTTCTACAACAGAATCAGTACCACTATTAGAAAAGCCTAAAGGTCAAACCACTTCAAACCAAAGAAGTACCTCTGTGCCTGTCCCATTAACCCTGAAAGCGCATGAACAGAACGTTCGAGACAAGGGTAAAAATTATAGCGATCCGCCGACGACCTTGCTAGGAGCTAAACTTCGACCATTGAAACTGCTCCCAATGAAAGTGAATCCTTCTCAAAATTCGAGTGCCCTTCCAAACATACATCAACTTGAAAATCTGTTGGGGATTCGAAATCATGATGATAGACAGCTGTATCAATTATCTAAGCGTACTCCTAATCAAACAACAAATCAAAGAGCATCTATTTCGAATATTTATGAAGCTCCTCGTGAACATAGTAAGCATGGCCCATCTTTGGCTGCTGACATATCAAGAACACCAAATTCATCTCGCCCGTCACCCTTGATGTTCTATGGTAGGGATTCCTTTTCCAATGTCTATCAATCTCACAATCCCACCATTCGAGaatcaaatcaacaaaTGGGAAGTGTAAGCCTAAACGATTATTATCGAATAAATCGCACCGATAAAACGCAGCATCTGTCATCAGCTACATCACATGAACTAGATACCAATGAAAAAAGTCCACTTCAGAGCCAAAATTTACCTTTATACAATTCGAAGCAGGCTCCTCGAGTCGAACCACTAAATCAAGCCtataatcaaaaacaaGCTTCTAATATGAATGGATCTGACAATGGATCCAATTATGATCCTACACAGTCTGTGGATAAAACATCAGTATCGCCCCCCGCCCAACCTAATTCACTTAGGTATTCTCGATCGGCGTTTGATCTAATGAATAAAAACCAATCGGAGCCTGTGACGTCAGATAAACAACAAGGTGTAGTTGGTTTACTAGGAATTGTTCTTAGTGAAGATTCGATGCATATGAACCAACCATCACCTCAACCACCTCACTCACAAAGAAGCGATTTAACGCCACTCAAAGGAAAGATCGATAATATGCGACTCGGTACTAGCTCTGATAAAAAGCGAAGCTTGTCCGGTTCTAGTTCTGGTAGAACTTGgaataaaaaaatgaaTCCAGATCATAATGATTCGATAGAGGGTAAAGGCACCAATCACGACACAACCCCATCGAAACCTGTGTATGATACTTTAAATAATCAACGTTTGCATGGTTGA
- a CDS encoding DEHA2G07590p (highly similar to uniprot|Q05506 Saccharomyces cerevisiae YDR341c arginyl-tRNA synthetase or uniprot|P38714 Saccharomyces cerevisiae YHR091c MSR1 Mitochondrial arginyl-tRNA synthetase), giving the protein MRYLKRLFSNYRFFTHNTIRRMSSAQEMKSISEGLSKLGLSQPESLKDSYPESNVTDVLRNYITNELHRISNVERELIFQSLDSPSTLDKGDLIIPIPRLRLKGINPKEKAAEWCASFDKGKYLSDVKAEGPFLQFFFSKELLFNLVIKDTLVRTDKYGSLPIGLNKKVIVEFSSPNIAKPFHAGHLRSTIIGGFLSNLYEKAGWDVTRINYLGDWGKQFGLLAVGFEKYGSEESLAKDPINHLFEVYVKVNKDVTEEGEDATDGTNDKARAYFKRMENGDEEALKIWKRFRELSIHKYIDTYARLNIKYDLYSGESQVSKESMKAAMDTFDKKGLLHEDRGAKLIDLTKFNKKLGKCLVEKSDGTSLYLTRDVGEAVKRYNTYKFDKMIYVIASQQDLHVAQFFEILKQMGFEWAKSLENVNFGMVQGMSTRKGTVVFLDNILEETKEKMHEVMKKNEAKYAQIENPDLIADLVGISAVMIQDMQSKRINNYEFKWDRMTSFEGDTGPYLQYAHSRLRSIQRKSDISEEELLHANYDLLTEPCAANLIRTLAQYPDTIQKALKTHEPSTIVTYLFNLTHIASQCYDILWVAGQEKELAVARLALYASARQVLHNGMTLLGLTPVDRM; this is encoded by the coding sequence ATGAGATATTTGAAGCGTCTATTTTCTAACTATAGATTCTTTACACACAATACTATAAGGAGGATGTCAAGTGCTCAAGAAATGAAGTCAATTAGCGAAGGTTTAAGCAAGTTGGGCTTAAGTCAACCTGAAAGCTTAAAGGATTCATACCCAGAATCCAACGTAACTGATGTGTTGAGAAACTATATTACGAACGAATTACACAGAATATCCAACGTAGAAAGGGAACTTATTTTCCAATCGTTAGACTCGCCATCTACTTTAGACAAGGGTGATTTAATCATTCCAATACCAAGATTAAGATTGAAGGGTATTAATCCTAAGGAAAAGGCTGCTGAATGGTGCGCAAGCTTCGACAAGGGTAAGTACTTATCGGATGTCAAGGCTGAAGGTCCAttccttcaattctttttcagTAAGGAATTGTTATTTAACTTGGTTATTAAAGATACCTTAGTCAGAACCGATAAATACGGTTCGTTACCAATTGGCCTTAACAAGAAGGTTATTGTCGAATTCTCTTCTCCTAACATTGCCAAACCATTCCATGCTGGTCATTTAAGATCCACTATTATTGGAGGTTTCTTATCTAACTTGTATGAAAAAGCTGGCTGGGACGTTACCAGAATTAACTACTTAGGTGATTGGGGTAAACAATTTGGTTTGTTAGCAGTTGGTTTCGAAAAATATGGCTCCGAAGAAAGCTTAGCAAAGGACCCAATTAACCatttatttgaagtttATGTTAAGGTTAACAAGGATGTGACcgaagaaggtgaagatGCAACTGATGGTACGAATGATAAGGCAAGAGCTTATTTCAAGAGAATGGAAAATGGTGACGAGGAAGCTTTAAAGATTTGGAAAAGATTCAGAGAATTATCTATTCACAAATACATTGACACATACGCCCGTCTTAATATTAAGTATGATCTCTACTCTGGTGAATCTCAAGTTTCTAAAGAAAGTATGAAAGCAGCCATGGATACGTTCGATAAGAAAGGATTACTTCACGAAGACAGGGGTGctaaattgattgatttaaCTAAATTCAACAAGAAATTGGGTAAGTGTTTAGTAGAAAAATCTGATGGTACTTCTTTGTATTTAACTCGTGATGTTGGTGAAGCTGTTAAGCGTTACAATACGTACAAGTTTGACAAGATGATTTATGTTATAGCTTCGCAACAAGACTTGCATGTTGCccaattctttgaaatcttAAAGCAAATGGGTTTCGAATGGGCCAAATCCTTAGAGAATGTCAATTTTGGTATGGTTCAAGGTATGTCCACCAGAAAGGGTACTGTCGTTTTCTTAGACAATATTTTAGAAGAGACTAAGGAAAAAATGCACGAAGTcatgaagaagaatgaagCCAAATATGCTCAAATCGAAAACCCTGACTTGATCGCTGACTTGGTCGGTATCTCTGCTGTGATGATTCAAGATATGCAATCTAAGCGTATCAATAACTACGAATTCAAATGGGATAGAATGACTTCATTTGAAGGTGATACTGGCCCATATTTACAATACGCCCATTCCCGTTTGAGATCTATTCAAAGAAAGTCTGACATCtccgaagaagaattgttGCATGCAAATTACGATTTATTGACCGAACCATGCGCAGCAAACTTAATTAGAACCCTCGCTCAATACCCTGACACCATACAGAAAGCATTGAAGACCCATGAACCTTCTACTATCGTCACATACTTATTTAACTTGACTCATATTGCTTCTCAATGTTACGATATTTTATGGGTTGCTGGTCAAGAGAAAGAGTTAGCTGTTGCTAGATTGGCTTTGTATGCTTCAGCCAGACAAGTCTTACATAATGGTATGACATTGTTAGGTTTAACTCCTGTTGATAGAATGTGA